The Blattabacterium sp. DPU genome includes a window with the following:
- a CDS encoding LemA family protein, producing the protein MKKSFLIVISSIFILTFVTVLWIINTYNQLVKLNENIKKQWGQVENVYQRRVDLIPNLVNTVKGSANFEKNTFNQIIEARAKATSISINRNDLNQNQISKFQQAQDHLNNTVNRLLLIVENYPNLKSTQNFYELQNQLEGTENRINVERNRFNEKVNNFNTYRNQFPKIGIASFFDQFKEKGYFQSQIESKNSPIIDFGK; encoded by the coding sequence AAAAAAGTTTTCTGATAGTTATTTCCTCAATTTTTATATTGACATTTGTAACTGTATTATGGATTATTAATACATACAATCAACTTGTCAAACTTAACGAAAATATTAAAAAACAATGGGGACAAGTAGAAAATGTTTATCAACGTAGAGTTGATTTAATTCCTAACTTGGTAAATACAGTAAAAGGATCTGCTAATTTTGAAAAAAATACATTCAATCAAATTATAGAAGCTAGAGCAAAGGCAACTTCTATTTCTATAAATAGAAATGATTTAAATCAAAATCAAATAAGTAAATTCCAACAAGCACAAGATCACTTAAACAATACTGTAAATAGATTGTTATTAATTGTTGAAAATTATCCTAATCTTAAATCAACGCAAAATTTTTATGAATTGCAAAATCAATTAGAAGGAACAGAAAACCGTATTAATGTAGAAAGAAATCGTTTTAATGAAAAAGTAAATAATTTCAATACTTATAGAAACCAGTTTCCAAAAATTGGAATTGCAAGCTTTTTTGATCAGTTCAAAGAAAAAGGATATTTCCAATCTCAAATAGAATCGAAAAATTCTCCAATTATAGATTTTGGAAAATAA
- a CDS encoding valine--tRNA ligase produces MDIPIKYDPKSVEKKRYHYWMRKNYFSSYPDDRIPYTIIMPPPNVTGVLHIGHMLNNTIQDVLIRHARMKGYNTCWIPGVDHASIATEAKVIHQLKKRGLSKIVLGREKFLFHVMKWSKKYKNIIFEQLKKLGCSCDWNRTQFTMSPKLSRSITKVFINLYDKGYIYRGYHVVNWDPEAQTTLSDEEIIYKEHIGKLYYLKYKIKGEENYVTIATTRPETIFGDTAICFHPDDMRYYHLKGKYAQIPIINRYIPIIQDSYVDPNFGTGCLKITPAHDIYDKNIADKHKLKIIDIFNKNATLNDKGLHYKGMDRFEVRKKIIEELYQLQAIQNIEKYNHKIGFSERTLSVVEQRLSIQWFLKMKKMSIPAIEAVKKGNIQFYPKKFYNIYFKWMNKIRDWNISRQLWWGHRIPVYYYGKGINDFVVAESLEKALKKARCKSQNPYLSYNEIRQDPDVLDTWFSSWLLPISIFDGIHHPYNHEICYYYPTEEIVTGSDILFFWVARMIMSGFLLKNHKPFNKVYFTGIVRDYKNNKISKSLNNSPNPIDLINKYGADAVRMGLMLKNSAGKDFHFEEKICVQGRNFSNKIWNAFRLIQSWEVTKDQYVSDSSLLAIEWVRNRFYYILDIYEKYFQKYKLDKSLMVLYKFIWYDFCTFFLEIVKPISGKKYIPEMVYLNVIQFFENILKLLHPYMPFISEEIWNLIRKRKSKEALIISSWPEKKFYDYNILVSFEKATEIISEIRNIRNQNHISHKKSLVLFSIRKKEKEEKKYDPIILKLANLEKIIPVSEKPENVPFFSFLLDTDQFFLLLDRKKGNSNHMDIIKIENKIQYFNNLLSMIRKNLYNNKYVTSVPKNLLLKERKKENDTLNKIAKLKEYLEYLKK; encoded by the coding sequence ATGGATATTCCAATTAAATATGATCCCAAATCCGTGGAGAAAAAAAGATATCATTATTGGATGAGGAAAAATTACTTTTCATCTTATCCAGACGATAGAATTCCTTATACTATAATAATGCCTCCTCCAAATGTAACTGGAGTTCTTCATATAGGACATATGTTGAATAATACAATACAGGATGTATTGATTAGACATGCTAGAATGAAAGGATATAATACTTGTTGGATTCCAGGAGTAGATCATGCATCTATTGCAACAGAAGCTAAAGTTATACACCAATTAAAAAAAAGAGGATTGTCGAAAATTGTTTTAGGAAGAGAAAAATTTTTGTTTCATGTCATGAAATGGTCTAAAAAATATAAAAACATTATTTTTGAACAACTTAAAAAGTTAGGATGTTCATGTGATTGGAATCGTACCCAATTTACGATGAGTCCTAAATTATCTAGATCTATAACAAAAGTTTTTATTAATTTGTATGATAAGGGATATATATATAGAGGATATCATGTTGTTAATTGGGACCCAGAAGCTCAAACTACCCTTTCGGATGAAGAAATTATTTATAAGGAACATATTGGTAAACTTTATTATTTAAAATATAAAATAAAAGGAGAAGAAAATTATGTTACTATAGCTACAACTCGTCCAGAAACCATATTTGGTGATACAGCAATTTGTTTTCATCCAGATGATATGCGTTATTATCATTTGAAAGGAAAATATGCTCAAATTCCAATAATTAATAGATATATTCCAATAATACAAGATTCATATGTAGATCCTAATTTTGGAACTGGATGTTTGAAAATAACTCCAGCTCATGATATATATGATAAAAATATAGCAGATAAACATAAATTGAAAATAATAGACATTTTCAATAAAAATGCAACTCTAAATGATAAAGGTCTTCATTATAAAGGGATGGATCGTTTTGAAGTAAGAAAAAAAATTATAGAAGAACTTTATCAATTGCAAGCGATACAAAATATCGAAAAATATAATCATAAAATAGGATTCTCAGAAAGAACTTTATCTGTAGTAGAACAAAGATTATCTATTCAATGGTTCTTAAAAATGAAAAAAATGTCTATTCCTGCTATAGAAGCAGTGAAAAAAGGAAATATTCAATTTTATCCCAAAAAATTTTATAACATTTATTTTAAATGGATGAATAAAATTCGTGATTGGAATATATCTAGACAATTATGGTGGGGACATCGTATTCCTGTCTATTATTATGGTAAAGGAATTAATGATTTCGTAGTCGCAGAAAGTTTAGAAAAAGCATTAAAAAAAGCGAGATGTAAAAGTCAAAATCCATATTTAAGTTATAATGAAATAAGGCAAGATCCAGATGTTTTAGATACTTGGTTTTCCTCTTGGTTATTGCCTATATCTATATTTGATGGAATACATCATCCTTATAATCATGAAATTTGTTATTATTATCCTACTGAAGAAATAGTAACAGGTTCAGACATATTATTTTTTTGGGTTGCACGTATGATTATGTCTGGTTTTTTATTGAAAAATCATAAACCTTTTAATAAGGTTTATTTTACTGGAATTGTCAGAGATTATAAAAATAATAAAATCTCAAAATCATTAAATAATTCTCCAAATCCTATAGATTTAATTAATAAATATGGGGCAGATGCTGTTCGTATGGGACTTATGTTAAAAAATAGTGCAGGAAAAGATTTTCATTTTGAAGAAAAAATATGTGTACAGGGAAGAAATTTTTCTAATAAAATATGGAATGCTTTTCGTTTAATTCAAAGTTGGGAAGTAACAAAAGATCAATATGTTTCTGATTCCTCTTTACTTGCTATTGAATGGGTTAGAAATCGTTTTTATTATATTTTAGATATATATGAAAAATATTTCCAAAAATATAAGTTGGACAAATCATTAATGGTTTTATATAAGTTTATTTGGTATGATTTTTGCACTTTTTTTCTAGAAATTGTAAAACCTATTTCAGGAAAAAAATATATTCCAGAAATGGTATATTTAAATGTTATTCAATTTTTTGAAAATATATTGAAACTCTTACATCCATATATGCCTTTTATTTCAGAAGAGATTTGGAATCTAATTAGAAAAAGAAAATCAAAAGAAGCTCTTATTATTTCTTCTTGGCCTGAAAAAAAATTTTATGATTATAATATTTTAGTTTCTTTCGAAAAAGCAACTGAAATAATATCTGAAATACGTAATATTAGAAATCAGAATCATATTTCTCATAAAAAAAGTCTTGTTTTATTTTCTATAAGAAAAAAAGAAAAAGAAGAAAAAAAATATGATCCCATTATATTGAAACTAGCCAATTTAGAGAAAATAATTCCTGTATCAGAAAAACCAGAAAATGTCCCATTTTTTTCTTTTTTGTTAGATACAGATCAATTTTTTTTATTATTAGATCGTAAAAAGGGGAATTCAAATCATATGGATATTATTAAAATTGAAAATAAAATTCAATATTTTAATAATTTATTATCTATGATTAGAAAAAATTTATATAACAATAAATATGTGACTTCTGTTCCAAAAAATTTACTTTTGAAAGAAAGAAAAAAAGAAAATGATACATTAAATAAAATCGCTAAACTGAAAGAATATTTAGAATATTTAAAAAAATAA
- the metF gene encoding methylenetetrahydrofolate reductase [NAD(P)H]: MKVTEHIAKAKKSLFSFEILPPLRGRDIKDIFYTLDPLMEFSPPFIDVTYHREEFIYVEKDNGLLQRRTISRRPGTVGICAAIMNKYGVDAVPHLICGGFSKQMTENALIDLNFLGIDNVLVLRGDPLKSEKNFIAQKDGHKYAVELVKQVKDLNIGKYLDKTVVEKKESPLFNFCIGVAGYPEKHLEAPNIESDLFFLKKKVEAGADYIVTQMFFDNKKFFNFVEKCRSEGISVPIIPGIKPISSKKQLNGLPSRFYLNIPNELVQEIEKVKDKKNIYHIGIEWAIHQSKELKNSGVKVIHYYTMDKPENIYKIVQAIY, translated from the coding sequence ATGAAAGTGACTGAGCATATAGCTAAAGCAAAAAAAAGCTTATTTTCTTTTGAAATTTTACCTCCTTTAAGAGGACGTGATATAAAAGATATATTTTATACTTTAGATCCATTAATGGAATTTAGTCCTCCTTTTATTGATGTGACTTACCATCGTGAAGAATTTATTTATGTAGAAAAAGATAATGGACTTTTGCAAAGAAGGACAATTTCAAGACGTCCAGGAACCGTAGGTATTTGTGCGGCTATTATGAACAAATATGGAGTAGATGCAGTTCCTCATCTAATTTGTGGAGGATTTAGTAAACAAATGACGGAAAATGCTTTAATAGATTTAAATTTTTTAGGAATAGATAATGTTTTAGTTCTTAGAGGTGATCCTCTAAAATCTGAAAAAAATTTTATTGCACAAAAAGATGGACATAAATATGCTGTAGAACTTGTAAAACAAGTTAAAGATTTAAATATAGGAAAATATCTTGATAAAACTGTTGTTGAAAAAAAAGAATCTCCGTTATTTAATTTCTGTATCGGAGTCGCAGGATATCCAGAAAAACATTTAGAAGCTCCAAATATAGAAAGTGATTTATTTTTCTTGAAAAAAAAAGTAGAAGCAGGAGCTGATTATATTGTGACTCAAATGTTTTTTGATAACAAAAAATTTTTTAATTTCGTAGAAAAATGTAGATCAGAAGGAATTTCTGTTCCTATTATTCCTGGCATAAAACCTATTTCATCGAAAAAACAACTAAATGGTCTTCCTTCTCGTTTTTATCTAAATATTCCTAATGAATTAGTACAAGAAATAGAAAAAGTAAAAGATAAAAAAAACATTTATCATATTGGAATTGAATGGGCCATCCATCAATCTAAAGAATTAAAAAATTCTGGAGTAAAAGTGATCCATTATTATACAATGGATAAACCAGAAAATATTTACAAAATTGTACAAGCTATTTATTGA
- a CDS encoding dihydrofolate reductase, translated as MKIILIAAISRNGFIGKNNQLMWHLPNDLKRFKNLTTGETVLMGRKTFESIGKILPERNNLILTKKKINFKNQKNIRIISSTKQIENLTCDKIFVIGGEKTYTSIIEKAHVIELTLVHEKFHGDTKFPKINLKQWKKMHEFIYEKDKNHLFNYSFIRFEKK; from the coding sequence ATGAAAATTATACTGATTGCTGCTATTTCAAGAAATGGATTTATAGGAAAAAATAATCAATTAATGTGGCATTTGCCTAATGATTTAAAACGTTTTAAAAATCTAACTACGGGAGAAACAGTTTTAATGGGAAGAAAAACTTTTGAATCTATAGGAAAAATACTTCCAGAAAGGAATAATCTCATTTTAACAAAAAAAAAAATCAATTTTAAAAATCAAAAAAATATTAGAATTATTTCTTCTACAAAACAAATAGAAAATTTAACATGCGATAAAATATTTGTTATAGGAGGGGAAAAAACATACACCTCTATAATAGAAAAAGCACATGTTATAGAATTAACACTTGTTCATGAGAAATTTCATGGGGATACTAAATTTCCAAAAATAAATCTAAAACAGTGGAAAAAAATGCATGAGTTTATTTATGAAAAAGATAAAAATCATTTATTCAATTATAGTTTTATTAGATTTGAAAAAAAATAA
- a CDS encoding bifunctional nuclease family protein, whose amino-acid sequence MNQFIRLVIRGISLSQIQSGIYVLLLEEESGKIKLPIIIESSQAQSIAYALGKRDPSRSFTHDLFLSFARIFHIRLKAIVIYKLVNGIFFSYLLLEKDSIKKEEKEIKEYKIDSKTSDAVALAVRFQAPIYTTKEILDKAGIYFENGFPMDKENDPYETGAENSTLLFFKEKSKQDLENMTEKDLNVLLNHAVNNECYELAARIKKELDRRE is encoded by the coding sequence ATGAATCAGTTCATTAGATTAGTTATACGAGGGATTTCCTTAAGTCAAATACAATCTGGGATATATGTTTTATTACTTGAAGAAGAATCTGGAAAAATAAAGCTTCCAATTATTATAGAAAGTTCACAAGCTCAGTCTATTGCTTATGCTTTAGGGAAAAGAGATCCATCTAGATCTTTTACTCATGATTTATTTCTTTCTTTTGCAAGAATATTCCATATTCGATTAAAAGCCATAGTTATATATAAACTAGTAAATGGAATATTTTTTTCTTATTTATTGTTAGAAAAAGATTCTATAAAAAAAGAAGAAAAAGAAATAAAAGAATATAAAATAGATTCAAAAACATCGGATGCTGTTGCTTTAGCTGTACGTTTTCAAGCTCCTATTTATACAACAAAAGAAATTTTAGATAAAGCTGGAATTTATTTTGAAAATGGATTTCCTATGGATAAAGAAAATGATCCTTATGAAACAGGAGCAGAAAATAGTACTCTTCTTTTTTTCAAAGAAAAAAGTAAACAAGATTTAGAAAATATGACTGAGAAAGATTTAAATGTTTTACTCAATCATGCAGTAAACAATGAATGTTATGAACTTGCAGCAAGAATAAAAAAAGAATTAGATAGAAGAGAATAA
- a CDS encoding pyruvate dehydrogenase complex E1 component subunit beta produces the protein MKRKSFREVIAEAMSEEMRRDNTIYLMGEEVAQYNGAYKASKGMLEEFGPKRIIDTPISELGFSGIGIGSAMNGCRPIIEFMTFNFSLVAMDQIINNAAKIYYMSGGQWNIPIVFRGPTGSAGQLGATHSQSFESWYASCPGLKVVIPCNPYDAKGLLKSSIRDNNPVIFMESEQMYGDTMMIPDKEYTIPIGKADVKKKGTDVSLVSFGKIMKIALNIASQLEKENISVEVIDIRTIRPLDYESILLSVIKTNRLVILEESWPFSSVASEISYFIQKKAFDYLDAPISRVSLLDTPAPYAPNLVGNWFPNEEKIIKTIKKTLYLNI, from the coding sequence ATGAAAAGAAAAAGTTTTCGTGAAGTTATAGCAGAAGCTATGAGTGAAGAAATGAGAAGAGATAACACAATTTATCTTATGGGCGAAGAAGTAGCTCAATATAATGGAGCTTATAAAGCTTCTAAAGGAATGCTAGAAGAATTTGGACCAAAAAGAATTATTGATACTCCTATATCTGAATTAGGATTTTCGGGAATAGGAATAGGTTCTGCTATGAATGGGTGTAGACCTATTATTGAGTTTATGACTTTCAACTTTTCTTTGGTAGCCATGGATCAAATTATCAATAATGCGGCAAAAATATATTATATGAGTGGGGGACAATGGAATATACCTATTGTTTTTAGAGGGCCTACTGGTTCTGCTGGGCAATTAGGGGCAACTCATTCTCAATCTTTTGAAAGCTGGTATGCAAGTTGTCCTGGATTAAAAGTGGTTATTCCATGCAATCCTTATGATGCAAAAGGTCTTTTAAAATCTTCTATCAGAGATAATAATCCAGTAATTTTTATGGAATCTGAACAAATGTATGGAGATACAATGATGATTCCAGATAAAGAATATACTATTCCTATTGGAAAAGCAGATGTCAAAAAAAAAGGAACTGATGTTAGTTTAGTTTCTTTTGGAAAAATTATGAAAATCGCATTAAACATAGCATCTCAATTAGAGAAAGAAAACATTAGTGTAGAGGTTATAGATATTCGCACTATACGTCCATTAGATTATGAATCTATACTACTTTCTGTCATAAAAACTAATCGTTTAGTAATTTTAGAAGAATCATGGCCTTTTTCATCTGTAGCTTCTGAAATTTCATATTTTATACAAAAAAAAGCCTTTGATTATCTTGATGCTCCTATTAGTAGAGTATCTTTGTTAGATACTCCCGCTCCTTATGCTCCTAATTTAGTAGGAAATTGGTTCCCTAATGAAGAAAAAATAATCAAAACTATAAAAAAAACTCTTTATTTAAATATATAA
- a CDS encoding TPM domain-containing protein: protein MKKIIQSILIILIFFCSNLIQGQFNIPEAPKKIYPIQDYVGVLSKKQIKELNQKLISYSEVTSTEILVSIIQDLHGEDPNLLASKWGEKWKIGKIHKNNGIIILLSIHDKKISIQNGYGIEPYITDFLTIKIIKKIKPILKNNLYYQAIDCGTKEIFKILKNKFQKKQNNRISERYKVFIIIGIFLMIFFLFYFFYMNKTTDSSLLMTLFLTNFLFRDKNLYHDHDDNFDGFGEGGNFGGGGSSSEW, encoded by the coding sequence ATGAAAAAAATTATTCAATCTATTTTAATTATTTTAATTTTTTTTTGTTCGAATTTAATACAAGGACAATTTAATATTCCTGAGGCCCCAAAAAAAATATATCCTATTCAGGATTATGTCGGAGTTTTATCTAAAAAACAAATAAAAGAATTAAATCAAAAACTTATTTCATATTCTGAAGTGACATCGACAGAGATTTTAGTTTCTATCATTCAGGATCTTCATGGAGAAGATCCTAATTTATTAGCTTCTAAATGGGGAGAAAAATGGAAAATTGGAAAAATTCATAAGAATAATGGGATTATTATATTATTATCTATTCATGATAAAAAAATATCCATTCAAAACGGATATGGGATAGAACCTTATATTACCGATTTTTTAACTATAAAAATTATAAAAAAAATCAAACCTATATTAAAAAATAATCTCTATTATCAAGCTATAGATTGTGGAACTAAAGAAATATTTAAAATTTTAAAAAATAAATTTCAAAAAAAACAGAATAATCGCATTTCTGAAAGATATAAAGTGTTCATCATTATTGGTATTTTTTTAATGATATTTTTTTTATTTTATTTTTTTTATATGAATAAAACAACAGATTCTTCATTATTAATGACATTATTTTTAACAAATTTTTTATTTAGAGATAAAAATTTATATCATGATCATGATGATAATTTTGATGGATTTGGAGAAGGAGGAAATTTTGGAGGAGGAGGTAGTAGTAGTGAATGGTAA